In Pseudobacter ginsenosidimutans, the following are encoded in one genomic region:
- a CDS encoding HAD-IB family phosphatase, producing the protein MLTVIVPVLNEENTIANVVRFCLSHPLVNEVIVVDDKSEDKTPQIAAEAGAKVITSQVRGKGISMKDGIDAASSDIVIFLDGDIDPYPEETISRLAEPLVLNEVDFVKGSFARNAGRVTELVAKPLLNIFYPGLSHFEQPLSGMIAGKKSFFQKIDLLNDYGVDIGILIDMYLMKARIREVNIGYIENKSKPWQALGKMSGEVSRAIISKAQRQHPEEISEEDIMSIEAVSGEMNKTIREKLCGFHKMAIFDMDDTILLGRTIDACAKKFGFVPKLEDLRAQEKDAIILTKRIGLLLKGRTIDDMLNVVAEIPMVHDIKEVVAELKARGYIIGIISNSYTLVTNYVKQQIGADFTYANQLEFFEGKCTGEVNLPSYWFGSPESICGHAYCKTNVLQHVCEKYNVQLKNCIVVGDSRDDRCMIGHGGKGVSFRTKDELLRTIADTNIEEESFQSLLELAV; encoded by the coding sequence GTGCTAACTGTTATTGTCCCTGTTTTAAATGAAGAAAATACGATTGCAAATGTGGTCAGGTTCTGCCTCAGTCACCCTCTTGTGAATGAAGTAATTGTTGTTGATGATAAATCTGAGGACAAAACACCACAAATTGCAGCAGAAGCGGGCGCAAAAGTGATCACCAGCCAGGTGCGGGGAAAAGGTATTTCCATGAAAGATGGTATCGATGCAGCCTCCAGCGATATTGTAATTTTCCTCGACGGAGATATAGATCCTTATCCGGAAGAAACCATTTCCCGTTTGGCAGAGCCCCTCGTATTGAATGAAGTGGATTTCGTGAAAGGAAGTTTCGCACGCAATGCAGGCCGTGTAACCGAACTGGTGGCCAAACCACTGCTCAATATCTTCTATCCCGGCCTCTCCCATTTTGAACAACCACTCAGCGGCATGATCGCCGGTAAAAAATCATTCTTCCAGAAAATAGATCTGCTCAACGATTACGGAGTAGACATCGGCATACTCATCGATATGTACCTGATGAAAGCACGCATCCGCGAAGTGAACATCGGTTATATCGAAAACAAATCCAAGCCCTGGCAGGCTCTCGGAAAAATGAGCGGAGAAGTAAGCCGCGCCATCATCAGCAAAGCGCAAAGACAGCATCCGGAAGAGATCAGTGAAGAAGATATCATGAGCATCGAAGCCGTGAGCGGAGAGATGAATAAAACAATCCGCGAAAAACTCTGCGGCTTTCACAAGATGGCCATCTTCGATATGGACGATACCATCCTGCTCGGCAGGACCATCGATGCATGCGCAAAAAAATTCGGCTTTGTTCCCAAACTGGAAGACCTGCGTGCACAGGAAAAGGACGCCATCATCCTTACCAAACGCATTGGCCTGCTGTTGAAAGGACGCACCATCGACGATATGCTCAATGTAGTGGCTGAAATTCCCATGGTGCACGATATCAAAGAAGTGGTGGCAGAACTGAAAGCACGCGGTTATATCATCGGCATTATCAGCAACAGCTATACGCTCGTCACCAATTATGTGAAGCAACAGATCGGCGCTGATTTCACTTATGCCAACCAGCTTGAATTCTTTGAAGGCAAGTGCACCGGCGAAGTGAACCTTCCCTCCTACTGGTTCGGTTCACCGGAGAGTATCTGCGGACATGCATACTGCAAAACAAATGTGCTGCAGCATGTTTGCGAAAAATATAATGTTCAACTGAAAAATTGCATCGTAGTAGGCGATAGCCGCGATGATCGTTGCATGATCGGTCATGGTGGCAAAGGCGTGTCCTTCCGTACGAAGGATGAACTGCTCAGGACCATTGCAGACACCAACATTGAAGAAGAAAGCTTCCAGTCATTACTGGAGCTGGCTGTTTAA
- the htpG gene encoding molecular chaperone HtpG yields the protein MQKGSIRVQTENIFPIIKKFLYSDHDIFLRELISNAVDATQKLKTLSSIGEAKGELGELKIEVKLDIDNKTITISDRGLGMTADEVEKYINQVAFSGAEEFVNKYKGQNENNIIGKFGLGFYSAFMVSDKVEIFTKSFRDGAKPVRWECDGSPEYMLEETEKEQRGTDIVLHINEESKEFLDELRIESVLKRFCRFLPVPIFFIGKEIEEDPQPINNTQPAWVRKPSELTAEDYQNFYKELYPYNETPLFWIHLNVDYPFNLTGILYFPKIKQNYEIQKDKIQLYANQVFVTDEVKDIVPEFLMLLQGVIDSPDIPLNVSRSYLQGDPNVKKINNHITKKVADKLDEIFRNERTSFEEKWDSLGLFVKYGMMTDDKFLEKANKFHLFQSADGSKFYTLEEYRLAAETLQKNKEGKLVILYTTDPVQQDAYIKAAEAKGYIVVKLDTLIDASFINQMEPKWNDVHFNRVDSDITDNLIDKQENTEMVLNEDDQTKLKSLFSITPPGLQVTVELKGLSPEAPPVLATRPEFMRRMKDMAAMSGPMGSFYANMPDEVTLTVNGNHPIYQQVLATADAGRQEKMTRNLADLALLSQGLLKGTELTSFISRSVDLLKN from the coding sequence ATGCAAAAAGGATCGATCAGGGTACAAACCGAGAACATTTTTCCTATCATTAAAAAATTCCTCTACAGCGATCACGATATTTTCCTTCGTGAGCTCATCAGCAATGCCGTAGACGCCACACAAAAACTGAAAACACTCAGCTCCATCGGAGAAGCCAAAGGCGAACTGGGAGAACTGAAGATTGAAGTGAAACTGGATATCGATAATAAAACTATCACCATCTCCGACCGCGGCCTGGGTATGACTGCCGACGAAGTGGAGAAATACATCAATCAGGTGGCATTCAGCGGCGCAGAGGAATTTGTGAACAAATACAAAGGACAAAACGAGAATAATATCATCGGAAAGTTCGGACTGGGCTTCTATTCCGCTTTCATGGTGAGCGACAAAGTAGAGATCTTCACCAAAAGTTTCCGCGATGGTGCAAAGCCTGTTCGCTGGGAATGCGATGGCAGCCCGGAATACATGCTGGAAGAAACAGAAAAAGAACAAAGAGGCACAGACATCGTGCTTCACATCAATGAAGAAAGTAAAGAGTTCCTGGATGAACTGCGCATCGAATCAGTACTGAAAAGATTCTGCCGCTTCCTTCCTGTTCCTATCTTCTTTATCGGAAAAGAAATAGAGGAGGATCCGCAGCCGATCAACAATACACAACCGGCCTGGGTCAGGAAACCATCGGAACTGACTGCGGAAGATTATCAGAACTTCTACAAGGAGCTCTATCCCTACAATGAAACGCCTTTGTTCTGGATACATCTGAATGTGGACTATCCCTTCAATCTCACTGGTATCCTGTATTTCCCGAAGATCAAACAGAACTACGAGATCCAGAAAGACAAGATACAGCTCTATGCCAACCAGGTTTTCGTAACCGATGAAGTGAAAGACATCGTACCTGAGTTCCTCATGCTGCTGCAGGGTGTGATCGATTCTCCGGACATCCCGCTCAACGTGAGCAGGAGCTATCTGCAGGGTGATCCCAATGTGAAGAAGATCAACAATCATATCACCAAAAAAGTAGCAGATAAACTGGATGAGATCTTCAGGAACGAAAGAACATCATTCGAAGAGAAATGGGACAGTCTCGGACTGTTTGTGAAATATGGAATGATGACGGATGATAAATTCCTGGAAAAGGCGAACAAGTTCCATCTCTTCCAGTCCGCTGATGGCAGCAAATTCTATACGCTGGAAGAGTATCGTCTCGCAGCAGAAACACTGCAAAAAAATAAAGAAGGGAAGCTGGTGATCCTGTACACTACGGACCCTGTGCAGCAGGACGCTTACATCAAAGCCGCTGAAGCGAAAGGATACATCGTTGTGAAGCTGGATACGCTGATCGATGCCAGCTTCATCAACCAGATGGAGCCTAAATGGAATGATGTTCATTTCAACCGTGTTGATTCAGATATCACAGACAACCTGATAGACAAACAGGAGAATACTGAGATGGTGTTGAACGAGGATGATCAAACGAAGTTGAAGAGCCTTTTCTCCATTACTCCTCCAGGGCTGCAGGTAACAGTAGAGTTGAAAGGACTGAGCCCTGAAGCACCTCCCGTACTGGCCACCAGGCCTGAGTTCATGCGCCGTATGAAAGATATGGCTGCTATGAGCGGACCAATGGGAAGTTTCTACGCCAATATGCCTGATGAGGTAACGTTGACGGTCAATGGAAATCATCCTATTTACCAGCAGGTACTGGCAACTGCCGATGCCGGAAGACAGGAGAAGATGACAAGGAACCTGGCTGATCTTGCTTTACTGAGCCAGGGATTGCTGAAAGGAACGGAACTAACCAGCTTCATTAGCCGAAGTGTAGACCTCCTGAAGAATTAA
- the rplI gene encoding 50S ribosomal protein L9 → MDIILIQDVDNLGAKNEVVKVRNGYARNFLIPQKFAVEASSSNLKQLEERMKIVRKKEEVMLAAIKEVIAKLKDGVLKIGAKTGTSGKIFGSVTSLQLSRAIREQKGYEIDRKKISIVDEVKELGTYKANIDFGNGHSTEVEFEVVAE, encoded by the coding sequence ATGGACATTATACTCATTCAAGACGTAGATAACTTAGGTGCCAAAAACGAGGTTGTAAAAGTTCGCAACGGATACGCCCGTAACTTCCTTATTCCGCAAAAATTTGCGGTAGAGGCTTCTTCATCCAATCTGAAACAACTGGAAGAAAGGATGAAGATCGTTCGCAAGAAGGAAGAAGTGATGCTGGCAGCAATCAAAGAAGTAATTGCAAAACTGAAAGATGGAGTACTGAAGATCGGCGCTAAGACCGGTACCAGTGGCAAGATCTTCGGTAGCGTAACTTCCCTTCAGCTCAGCCGCGCTATCCGCGAGCAAAAAGGATATGAGATCGATCGCAAGAAGATCTCTATCGTTGACGAAGTGAAAGAACTGGGCACCTACAAAGCCAATATCGATTTCGGCAACGGTCATTCAACCGAAGTTGAATTCGAAGTTGTAGCTGAGTAA
- a CDS encoding universal stress protein, with protein MPKTLYNILVPVDFTAKNKWAISKAIELANTFHCNVHLVHVSSGSLMPLLPLDMSMLMPSYDAADMTNARKKLENLRDIYSNHICGGGKLEISLLKGNPSQQLADYIQKFEMDLVVVGLARFNLLHRVLSTVSISRLARKTNVPVLTIRSSGLVSHFKKIVLPLTDNLPLHRIKLATMLARSFKSTVYLVSLRDEQKEQNAANGIMDTALEVIQSLSTIPVQCFLLEGKNLAKSTLEFSKRINADLIMANPLKEFHMPGWWNRITRKLLSYGSRIPVITDSRNNNETISAS; from the coding sequence ATGCCAAAAACTCTGTACAATATCCTGGTTCCCGTTGATTTTACGGCAAAGAACAAATGGGCCATCAGCAAAGCCATCGAACTGGCCAATACCTTCCATTGCAACGTACACCTGGTGCACGTTTCGTCGGGATCGCTGATGCCATTGCTGCCGCTTGACATGAGTATGCTGATGCCATCTTACGATGCAGCAGACATGACCAATGCCAGGAAGAAACTGGAGAACCTCCGTGATATTTACAGTAATCATATCTGCGGCGGTGGCAAGCTGGAGATCAGCCTCCTCAAAGGCAATCCCAGTCAGCAGCTGGCCGACTATATCCAGAAATTCGAGATGGACCTGGTAGTGGTGGGGCTCGCCCGCTTCAACCTCCTGCATCGTGTGCTGAGCACCGTTAGTATCAGCAGGCTGGCGCGAAAAACAAATGTGCCGGTACTCACCATCCGTTCCAGCGGACTGGTAAGTCATTTCAAGAAGATCGTGCTGCCGCTGACAGACAACCTGCCGCTGCACCGTATCAAACTGGCTACCATGCTGGCGCGCTCTTTCAAGTCCACCGTATACCTGGTAAGCCTCCGCGATGAGCAAAAGGAACAGAATGCAGCCAATGGCATCATGGATACAGCACTGGAAGTGATCCAGAGCCTCAGTACCATTCCTGTTCAATGTTTCCTGCTGGAAGGAAAGAATCTCGCGAAGAGTACACTTGAGTTCTCTAAACGCATTAATGCTGACCTGATCATGGCCAACCCACTGAAAGAATTCCATATGCCGGGCTGGTGGAACAGGATCACAAGAAAGTTATTATCATATGGCTCCAGGATCCCCGTGATCACTGACAGCCGCAACAATAATGAAACGATTTCAGCATCTTAA
- the rpsF gene encoding 30S ribosomal protein S6, translated as MNNYELMVIFTPVLSDDDFKTAQKKYTDFIKDNGGVVVHENPWGLKSLAYPIQKKTTGLYWVLEYQAPSTFNEQFKIQMLRDENILRHMFTALDKYAVEYNGKKRSGVPTGTEKAIEG; from the coding sequence ATGAACAATTACGAATTGATGGTGATTTTTACCCCTGTGCTTTCTGATGACGACTTCAAAACCGCTCAGAAAAAATACACTGACTTTATCAAAGATAATGGCGGTGTAGTTGTGCACGAAAATCCCTGGGGTCTGAAATCACTGGCGTATCCGATCCAGAAAAAGACCACTGGTCTGTACTGGGTACTGGAATACCAAGCGCCATCCACCTTCAATGAGCAGTTCAAAATTCAGATGCTCCGTGACGAGAACATTCTCCGTCACATGTTCACTGCACTCGATAAATACGCCGTCGAGTACAATGGTAAAAAGAGAAGTGGTGTACCTACAGGAACTGAAAAAGCAATCGAGGGTTAA
- a CDS encoding RNA recognition motif domain-containing protein, with amino-acid sequence MNIYVGNLSWQMTDDDLRTLFEQYGSVTSAKIVKDKASGRSKGFGFVEMPEDSEAQNALTSLYESEVLGRKIIVNEAQPKPQNGGGGGGFKKRSFGGGSGGGGGYKKGGFNRGGGGGYNRDF; translated from the coding sequence ATGAACATTTACGTAGGGAACCTTTCCTGGCAAATGACCGACGACGATCTGAGAACCTTATTCGAACAATACGGTTCTGTTACTTCTGCAAAAATCGTAAAGGACAAAGCCAGCGGTCGCAGCAAAGGCTTCGGTTTCGTTGAAATGCCCGAAGACAGCGAAGCACAAAACGCTCTCACCAGCCTGTACGAATCTGAAGTATTAGGCAGAAAAATCATCGTTAACGAAGCGCAACCAAAACCACAAAACGGTGGTGGCGGCGGTGGCTTCAAGAAGAGAAGCTTCGGTGGCGGCTCCGGCGGTGGCGGCGGCTACAAGAAAGGCGGCTTCAACAGAGGCGGCGGCGGCGGTTACAACAGGGATTTCTAA
- the recJ gene encoding single-stranded-DNA-specific exonuclease RecJ — MQKRWNILSAEDAKLSALRQDLNIHPALLQILIQRNIDTYEKAKAFFNPDLSNLHSPWLMKDMGKAVDRILTAFNNREKILVFGDYDVDGTTAVACMYSFLKTVYEPSNIEYYIPHRYREGYGVSKAGIDHAHTMGATLIISLDCGIKSIDLVGYAKELGIDFVICDHHTPDAILPPAVAILNPKQADCNYPFKELCGCGVGFKLITALAEKLELSSSAPMEYLDLLATAIAADIVPMVGENRILVYHGLKKANEEPNYGIRALKELGGLQKELYINNLVFMIAPRVNAAGRMDDGSKAVQLFIAKHIDEARQYAAMLHSDNSDRKEADKNITDEALAIISGDTTMVSSKSTVVYQPHWHKGVVGIVASRLIDHYYRPTIVLTQSGEYIAGSARSVAGFNVYEAIHQCRDLLLGYGGHFYAAGMTLEPGKVEAFRARFEEVVSASITEDMLIPEINIDSVVTLSDLKQSFFNIIKRMEPFGPENMQPLFMVSGVTDSGYSKIVKDVHIRFSVKQGNILFNGIGFNLASKFHFLQNGEPVDIVFTLEENEWNNEKHLQLKVLDLRRHEA; from the coding sequence ATGCAAAAACGCTGGAACATACTTTCTGCCGAAGACGCAAAACTCTCCGCACTCCGGCAGGATCTCAATATTCATCCGGCGCTCCTGCAGATCCTCATTCAACGTAATATAGATACCTACGAAAAAGCAAAAGCCTTTTTCAACCCGGACCTCTCCAACCTCCACAGCCCCTGGCTGATGAAGGATATGGGCAAAGCCGTGGACCGCATCCTCACAGCCTTCAACAACCGCGAAAAGATCCTCGTATTCGGTGATTATGATGTGGATGGCACCACAGCCGTGGCCTGCATGTACAGCTTTCTCAAAACCGTGTATGAACCTTCCAATATTGAGTATTACATTCCACATCGCTACCGCGAAGGTTACGGCGTATCCAAAGCAGGTATCGACCATGCACATACGATGGGCGCCACACTTATCATTTCCCTCGACTGCGGCATCAAATCTATAGACCTGGTGGGATATGCCAAAGAACTGGGGATCGATTTCGTGATCTGCGACCACCATACACCGGACGCCATCCTGCCTCCGGCCGTTGCCATCCTCAATCCCAAACAAGCGGATTGCAACTATCCGTTCAAAGAACTTTGCGGCTGCGGCGTAGGTTTCAAACTGATCACGGCCCTTGCCGAAAAACTTGAGCTCAGCAGCTCCGCCCCGATGGAATACCTGGACCTGCTGGCCACCGCCATCGCAGCAGACATCGTTCCCATGGTGGGCGAAAACAGGATACTCGTATACCACGGTCTGAAAAAAGCCAACGAAGAGCCCAATTACGGTATCCGTGCCCTCAAGGAGCTCGGAGGATTGCAAAAGGAACTCTACATCAATAACCTGGTATTCATGATCGCTCCGCGTGTGAACGCCGCCGGTAGAATGGACGATGGCAGCAAAGCAGTGCAGCTCTTCATCGCCAAACATATCGATGAAGCCAGGCAATACGCAGCCATGTTGCATTCAGATAATTCAGACCGTAAAGAAGCCGACAAAAATATTACAGACGAAGCGCTCGCCATCATCAGCGGGGACACAACTATGGTGAGCAGCAAATCTACCGTGGTATACCAACCGCACTGGCATAAAGGTGTAGTGGGCATCGTGGCTTCCAGGCTGATCGATCATTACTATCGTCCTACCATCGTACTTACACAATCGGGAGAATATATCGCCGGATCCGCCAGAAGTGTGGCAGGCTTCAACGTTTATGAAGCCATCCACCAGTGCCGCGACCTCCTCCTTGGATACGGCGGACATTTCTACGCAGCAGGTATGACCCTGGAACCCGGTAAGGTAGAGGCTTTCAGGGCAAGATTCGAAGAAGTGGTTTCAGCTTCCATCACGGAAGACATGCTGATCCCCGAAATCAATATAGACTCGGTAGTCACGCTCAGCGACCTCAAACAATCTTTCTTCAATATCATCAAACGCATGGAACCCTTCGGACCGGAAAACATGCAGCCCCTCTTCATGGTAAGCGGTGTTACCGATTCCGGATACTCGAAGATCGTAAAGGATGTGCATATCCGCTTCTCCGTGAAGCAAGGCAATATCCTTTTCAACGGGATCGGCTTCAACCTGGCTTCCAAATTCCATTTTTTGCAGAACGGAGAACCAGTGGATATCGTATTCACGCTGGAAGAGAATGAGTGGAATAATGAAAAGCACCTTCAGTTGAAGGTGCTTGACTTAAGGCGGCACGAAGCCTAA
- the rpsR gene encoding 30S ribosomal protein S18: MAKANEIKYLTAIKTEKPRKKFCRFKKYGIKYIDYKDAEFLKKFLNEQGKMLPRRITGNSLKYQRKVAQAVKKARQMALLPYVTDLLK; this comes from the coding sequence ATGGCAAAAGCAAATGAGATCAAATACCTGACGGCCATTAAAACAGAGAAGCCAAGGAAGAAATTCTGCCGTTTCAAAAAGTATGGTATCAAGTATATCGATTATAAGGACGCAGAGTTCCTGAAAAAATTCCTGAACGAACAAGGTAAGATGCTGCCCCGCCGCATTACCGGTAACTCTCTGAAGTACCAGCGTAAAGTGGCTCAGGCTGTGAAAAAAGCCCGTCAGATGGCTTTGCTGCCTTATGTAACAGACCTTTTAAAATAA
- a CDS encoding class I SAM-dependent methyltransferase: MKVDKASRTAQYMAFFRALESTRPEGKRLFYDPYAIFFLDNKLKRAVQYSPVPLVRKYLRWKIHKELPGGFTSGVARTRYIDDLLKASIEKGVQQVIILGAGYDTRALRLDFLQGIPVIEIDHPNTAKRKLGALQSEMGRLPANVRFYQIDFNEQSLDDLAQARHIDMSLRTAFIWEGVTNYLSDQAVDGTFKFFSQFASGSCLIFTYVHQQVYDDPGSFYGAQKLLNDLAELEETWTFGFDPEELKEYCRKFNCTLEADKGAVEYREDYMPDRPERGYEFYRVAMAVRD; encoded by the coding sequence ATGAAAGTAGACAAGGCCAGCCGCACCGCCCAATATATGGCTTTCTTCAGAGCGCTCGAATCCACGAGACCGGAAGGAAAGCGCCTGTTCTACGATCCGTATGCTATCTTTTTTCTCGACAATAAGCTGAAAAGGGCTGTTCAATATTCGCCAGTTCCCTTGGTGAGGAAATACCTCCGGTGGAAGATTCATAAAGAGCTGCCCGGCGGATTCACTTCCGGCGTAGCCAGAACAAGATATATCGATGACCTGCTGAAAGCCAGTATAGAAAAGGGCGTTCAGCAGGTCATTATTTTAGGCGCGGGTTATGATACAAGGGCGCTCAGACTGGATTTTTTACAGGGTATTCCTGTAATTGAGATAGACCATCCCAATACAGCCAAAAGAAAACTCGGCGCCTTACAAAGCGAAATGGGAAGGCTGCCTGCAAATGTCCGTTTCTACCAGATCGATTTCAATGAGCAAAGCCTGGATGATCTTGCACAGGCAAGGCATATCGATATGAGCCTTCGTACTGCTTTCATCTGGGAAGGCGTTACCAATTATCTTTCCGATCAGGCCGTGGATGGCACTTTCAAATTCTTCAGCCAGTTTGCATCAGGATCCTGTCTCATCTTCACGTATGTTCACCAGCAGGTTTACGATGATCCCGGTTCTTTCTACGGCGCACAAAAATTACTGAATGATCTGGCAGAACTGGAAGAGACCTGGACATTCGGTTTCGATCCCGAGGAGTTGAAAGAGTATTGCAGGAAATTCAATTGCACCCTGGAAGCGGATAAAGGCGCAGTTGAATACAGGGAAGATTATATGCCGGACAGGCCCGAGCGCGGATATGAATTTTACCGTGTGGCGATGGCCGTTAGGGACTAA